The following proteins are co-located in the Sphingobacteriaceae bacterium genome:
- a CDS encoding metallophosphoesterase family protein: MKKILLISDSHSHLDQKLIKHIEAADEVWHAGDIGNYSVCEEIIKLKKLLAVYGNIDGQEIRTSYPEFNIFNCEKVKVLMTHIAGSPSTYNLSVREKIKETNPNILICGHSHILKVMYDKKNNLLFMNPGACGVHGFHNVKTAIKFEIEGEEIKNLAIIELGKRTST; the protein is encoded by the coding sequence TTGAAAAAAATCTTATTGATATCAGATTCACATTCACATCTAGATCAAAAATTAATAAAGCATATTGAAGCCGCTGATGAAGTTTGGCATGCCGGAGATATAGGCAATTATTCGGTTTGTGAGGAAATAATTAAGCTGAAAAAACTCCTGGCTGTATATGGAAATATTGACGGCCAAGAAATCCGAACAAGCTACCCTGAATTTAATATTTTTAATTGTGAAAAGGTAAAAGTGTTAATGACGCATATTGCAGGTTCTCCATCCACCTATAATCTATCTGTTCGCGAAAAAATTAAAGAAACTAATCCCAATATTTTAATTTGTGGGCATTCACACATTTTAAAGGTAATGTATGATAAAAAAAATAATTTGTTGTTTATGAATCCGGGCGCTTGTGGAGTTCATGGCTTTCACAATGTAAAAACAGCCATAAAATTTGAAATTGAAGGGGAAGAAATAAAAAATTTAGCTATCATTGAGCTCGGTAAAAGAACATCCACATAA
- a CDS encoding ParB/RepB/Spo0J family partition protein gives MSTGKKPALGRGLSALLENAKTDITTKQTGDAAPVVNSVSVIKLAHIEVNPFQPRTNFDETALQELSASIKQHGIIQPLTLRKLGYDKYQLISGERRFRASQMAGLREVPAYIRVADDQAMLEMALVENIQREDLDPIEVSLSYKRLIDECNLTQEQLSEKVGKQRSTVTNFLRLLKLPAPIQKSLRESEISMGHAKALINIENEDRQLAIFALTLEQNLSVRQIEELARGEKLKLKPKINRLVKPLMAEDKIISKQLDKIFPKAYTLSRNSKGGGKLVLSFSDDEELRQIIAHFGIE, from the coding sequence ATGAGTACAGGAAAAAAACCGGCATTGGGAAGAGGCTTAAGCGCCTTGCTTGAAAACGCAAAAACAGATATTACCACAAAACAAACCGGAGACGCTGCCCCTGTTGTGAACAGCGTTTCTGTAATTAAACTGGCACATATTGAAGTAAATCCCTTTCAACCCAGAACTAATTTTGATGAAACAGCATTACAGGAATTAAGTGCCAGCATTAAACAACATGGCATAATTCAACCCCTAACACTTAGAAAACTGGGCTATGATAAATACCAATTAATTTCAGGCGAAAGAAGATTCAGAGCTTCACAAATGGCCGGATTACGTGAGGTGCCTGCCTACATTCGCGTGGCTGATGATCAAGCCATGCTCGAAATGGCGCTGGTAGAAAATATTCAAAGGGAAGATTTAGATCCTATTGAAGTATCATTATCTTACAAAAGATTAATTGACGAATGCAATTTAACGCAAGAACAATTGAGTGAAAAAGTTGGAAAACAAAGAAGCACGGTAACTAATTTTTTACGCTTATTAAAATTGCCCGCACCAATTCAAAAATCATTGCGCGAAAGTGAAATTTCCATGGGCCATGCCAAAGCACTTATCAATATTGAAAACGAGGATCGTCAATTAGCTATTTTTGCCCTAACCCTTGAACAAAATCTTTCCGTACGACAAATTGAAGAATTAGCAAGAGGCGAAAAATTAAAATTAAAACCAAAAATAAATCGTTTGGTTAAACCATTAATGGCTGAAGATAAAATCATAAGTAAGCAACTAGATAAAATTTTCCCTAAAGCTTATACCCTTTCACGTAATAGTAAAGGCGGCGGAAAACTTGTATTAAGTTTTAGCGACGATGAAGAATTACGTCAAATCATTGCACATTTCGGTATTGAATAA
- a CDS encoding ParA family protein yields MGKVIAIANQKGGVGKTTSAINLAASLAVLEYKTLLIDADPQSNATSGVGIDPANVKAGLYECIIEATHPKDVILKTDTPYLWLLPTNADLVGTEVELVNLTNREYMMKKAIDKVKDKYDFIIVDCCPSLGLTVINSLCAADSVIIPVQCEYFALEGMGKLLQTIKIVQTHLNTNLDIEGVLLTMFDGRLRLANQVVEEVKTHFQDMVFDTLIQRNTKLAEAPSFGKTIIMHDVAGKGSTNYLNLAREILQRNGLTKISDSERTINISEESELSEDI; encoded by the coding sequence ATGGGAAAAGTTATAGCCATTGCAAACCAAAAAGGCGGAGTAGGAAAAACAACATCTGCAATTAATTTAGCTGCTAGTTTAGCGGTTTTAGAATATAAAACATTATTAATTGATGCCGATCCGCAATCCAATGCAACTTCAGGTGTGGGCATTGATCCGGCCAATGTTAAAGCAGGATTATATGAATGTATAATCGAAGCCACGCATCCAAAAGATGTTATTCTTAAAACGGATACACCTTACCTTTGGTTATTGCCAACCAATGCCGATTTAGTGGGTACAGAGGTTGAATTGGTGAATTTAACCAATCGCGAATACATGATGAAAAAGGCCATTGATAAGGTAAAAGACAAATATGATTTCATCATTGTTGATTGCTGCCCTTCTTTGGGATTAACAGTAATCAATTCGCTTTGTGCGGCTGATAGTGTAATTATTCCGGTACAATGCGAGTATTTTGCCTTAGAAGGAATGGGAAAACTACTTCAAACCATTAAAATTGTACAAACTCATTTAAATACCAACCTAGATATTGAAGGTGTTTTACTTACCATGTTTGACGGACGTTTACGTTTAGCGAATCAGGTAGTTGAAGAAGTAAAAACACATTTCCAGGATATGGTTTTTGATACTTTAATTCAAAGAAACACCAAATTGGCAGAAGCCCCAAGTTTTGGAAAAACTATTATCATGCATGATGTTGCCGGTAAAGGTTCAACAAACTATTTAAATTTAGCCAGAGAAATTTTACAAAGAAATGGCTTAACCAAAATAAGCGACAGTGAAAGAACTATAAATATTTCCGAAGAGTCGGAATTGAGTGAAGATATTTAA
- a CDS encoding metal-dependent hydrolase — protein MNITYYGHSCFGVKVNGKNLLFDPFISPNELAASIDVSKIEADYIIISHGHEDHIADAEQIAKRTKAKVICSWEINVWLSEKGVINIHPTNIGGKIQLDFGSIKCVNAVHSSSLPDGSNGGNPMGFVIESSEGNFYYAGDTALTYDMKLIGDYRSIDFAFLPIGDNFTMGVDNAIIACEFIKCNNIIGMHYDTFGYIKIDKTEAIHKFSAAGKNLTLMEIGKNINI, from the coding sequence ATGAACATCACCTATTATGGTCATTCTTGTTTTGGAGTTAAAGTAAATGGTAAAAATTTGCTTTTCGACCCCTTTATTAGCCCTAATGAGCTTGCGGCAAGTATTGATGTGAGTAAGATTGAAGCCGATTACATCATTATTTCACATGGTCATGAAGATCATATTGCCGATGCCGAACAAATTGCAAAAAGAACAAAAGCTAAAGTTATTTGTAGCTGGGAAATTAATGTTTGGTTAAGCGAAAAGGGAGTCATTAATATTCACCCAACCAATATTGGCGGTAAAATTCAATTGGATTTTGGAAGCATTAAATGCGTGAATGCTGTACACAGCAGCTCTTTACCCGACGGAAGTAATGGAGGAAATCCCATGGGATTTGTGATTGAAAGTTCAGAGGGCAATTTTTATTATGCAGGAGATACAGCCTTAACCTACGATATGAAATTAATAGGGGATTACAGAAGCATTGATTTTGCATTTTTACCCATAGGAGATAATTTCACCATGGGAGTTGATAATGCCATTATAGCTTGTGAATTTATTAAATGCAATAACATCATAGGAATGCATTACGATACATTTGGATATATAAAAATTGATAAAACAGAAGCGATTCATAAATTTTCGGCAGCGGGAAAAAATTTAACGCTCATGGAAATTGGAAAAAATATAAATATATAA
- a CDS encoding NAD(P)H-dependent oxidoreductase translates to MNPILIISCTSRPKSNTLKVSKIYAEIASKQGHEAKILDLNTLPEDWMRYILTETRHPKFDEIIKSYLLDVSAFIFVVPEYNGSFPGVLKLFIDHLPTHVWKDKKACLVGVSVGRAGNLRGLDHLNGILNYLKMNVFHNKLPISKLDQVINNEGVLVDAVQEKVCADQIAGFIQFCNV, encoded by the coding sequence ATGAATCCAATTCTCATTATAAGCTGCACAAGCAGACCTAAAAGCAACACATTAAAAGTGAGTAAAATTTATGCTGAAATCGCAAGTAAACAAGGTCATGAGGCTAAGATACTCGATTTAAATACTTTGCCGGAAGACTGGATGCGGTATATTTTAACGGAAACCCGGCATCCTAAATTTGATGAAATAATTAAAAGTTATTTGTTGGATGTTTCTGCATTTATTTTCGTAGTACCGGAATACAATGGAAGTTTTCCGGGTGTGTTAAAATTGTTTATTGATCATTTACCTACGCATGTTTGGAAAGATAAAAAGGCTTGTTTGGTTGGCGTTTCTGTTGGGAGAGCCGGTAATTTAAGAGGATTGGATCATTTAAATGGAATTTTGAATTATTTAAAAATGAATGTTTTTCATAACAAGCTTCCTATATCAAAATTGGATCAGGTGATAAATAATGAGGGTGTTTTAGTGGATGCAGTTCAGGAAAAAGTTTGCGCAGATCAAATAGCGGGTTTTATACAATTCTGCAACGTATAA
- the purB gene encoding adenylosuccinate lyase — protein MQLNPLTAISPLDGRYRKTTANLAEYFSEFGLMKYRVLVEVEYFIFLAKQKLPQFPPLKAAQENALRNIYKNFSEQNALQIKETEKITNHDVKAVEYFLKEKLKALKLSKFNEFVHFGLTSQDINNTGIPLSLKEGSEKIIVPKISEIILHLSKQAKEWKDVSMLARTHGQPASPTRLGKEIYVFSHRLQIQLKQLNAVPFSAKFGGATGNLNAHYVAYPKKNWNDFANDFVNKILKLNRSLFTTQIEHYDNIAAYCDALKRINVIMLDLCRDLWTYISMDYFKQKLKAGEIGSSAMPHKVNPIDFENAEGNLGIANALLEHLAAKLPVSRLQRDLTDSTVLRNLGSPLAHSLIAYESILKGLNKLILNQEALNTDLENNWAVVAEAIQTILRRESYPKPYEALKELTRKNEKITRQTLHAFIEKLNVSAAIKTELKKITPHNYTGKNASF, from the coding sequence ATGCAATTAAATCCACTAACCGCCATTTCGCCCTTAGACGGGAGATATAGAAAAACCACTGCAAACTTAGCTGAATATTTTTCTGAATTCGGCTTAATGAAATACCGTGTTTTGGTGGAAGTAGAATATTTTATTTTTTTAGCCAAACAAAAGTTACCTCAGTTCCCACCCCTTAAAGCTGCGCAGGAAAATGCTTTAAGAAATATTTATAAAAATTTTAGTGAGCAAAATGCCTTACAAATAAAGGAAACTGAAAAAATAACCAATCATGATGTTAAGGCGGTAGAATATTTTCTGAAAGAAAAACTAAAAGCGCTGAAACTTTCAAAATTTAATGAATTTGTACATTTTGGCTTAACTTCTCAGGACATCAATAACACCGGTATTCCTTTATCACTAAAAGAGGGAAGTGAGAAAATTATTGTTCCAAAAATAAGTGAAATTATTTTGCATTTGAGTAAACAAGCTAAGGAGTGGAAAGACGTTTCTATGCTTGCCCGCACCCACGGACAGCCCGCCTCCCCTACCCGACTTGGAAAAGAAATTTATGTATTCTCTCATCGTTTACAAATTCAATTAAAGCAATTAAATGCCGTTCCGTTTTCCGCCAAATTTGGTGGAGCAACCGGAAATTTAAATGCACATTATGTAGCTTATCCGAAAAAGAATTGGAATGATTTCGCCAATGATTTTGTAAATAAAATATTAAAATTAAATCGTTCTTTGTTTACCACACAAATTGAACATTACGATAATATTGCAGCGTATTGTGATGCCTTAAAACGAATTAATGTTATTATGCTTGATTTGTGTAGAGATTTGTGGACCTACATCAGCATGGATTATTTCAAACAAAAATTAAAAGCCGGTGAAATAGGTTCTTCGGCCATGCCACATAAAGTAAATCCCATTGATTTTGAAAATGCAGAAGGAAATTTAGGTATAGCAAATGCCTTATTAGAACATTTAGCGGCCAAATTACCGGTTTCCAGATTACAAAGAGATTTAACCGATAGTACCGTTTTAAGAAACCTGGGCTCGCCCCTCGCTCATTCATTAATTGCTTACGAAAGTATATTAAAAGGATTAAATAAATTGATTTTAAATCAAGAAGCATTAAATACCGATTTGGAAAATAATTGGGCCGTTGTTGCTGAAGCCATTCAAACTATTTTAAGAAGAGAATCCTATCCAAAACCTTATGAAGCGTTAAAAGAATTAACTCGAAAAAATGAAAAAATTACCCGCCAAACACTTCACGCTTTTATTGAAAAATTAAATGTTTCGGCCGCTATTAAAACCGAACTGAAAAAAATTACACCGCATAATTACACCGGTAAAAACGCATCATTTTAA
- the mtaB gene encoding tRNA (N(6)-L-threonylcarbamoyladenosine(37)-C(2))-methylthiotransferase MtaB: protein MDFKGKSVAFHTLGCKLNFSETSAIGRMFMEQGFTKKKFDEPADVYVINTCSVTENADKECKTIVRSALKNNANAIVAIVGCYAQLKPEEIAKIEGVDIVLGATEKFKLLNYININAKNTQAQVMNCDINEADFFVDAYSAGDRTRTFLKVQDGCDYTCTFCTIPLARGKSRSDTIENVVANAKKIAQSGVKEIVLTGVNIGDFGYGRFLDEEKKKRKEYTFLDLIQDLDEVEGINRFRISSIEPNLLKDEIISFVANSKKFVPHFHIPLQSGSNELLKKMKRRYLRELYVDRVNKIKELMPDCCIGVDVIVGFPGETEELFQETFDFLAELPISYLHVFTYSERDNTEAILMAGVVPIAERKRRNKILRSLSTKKLMKFYAENMGKEKSVLFESENKDGWISGFTDNYVRVKVPFDDQLINTEQKIVVGEFDADAIMKANLLARV from the coding sequence ATGGATTTTAAGGGTAAATCGGTTGCATTTCATACGTTGGGTTGTAAGTTGAATTTTTCAGAAACTTCAGCTATTGGCCGAATGTTTATGGAGCAAGGTTTTACCAAAAAAAAATTTGATGAGCCGGCAGATGTATATGTAATAAATACTTGTTCGGTAACCGAAAATGCCGATAAAGAATGTAAAACAATTGTGAGATCGGCCTTAAAAAATAATGCCAACGCTATTGTTGCCATAGTAGGTTGTTATGCACAGCTAAAACCGGAAGAAATAGCAAAAATCGAAGGAGTTGATATAGTTTTGGGTGCAACCGAAAAATTTAAGCTCTTAAACTACATCAATATTAATGCTAAAAACACACAGGCTCAGGTGATGAACTGTGATATTAATGAAGCGGATTTTTTTGTGGATGCCTATAGCGCCGGCGACCGCACACGCACTTTTTTAAAAGTACAAGATGGTTGTGATTATACTTGTACCTTTTGTACCATACCGCTTGCCCGCGGAAAAAGCCGAAGTGATACCATCGAAAACGTAGTGGCCAATGCAAAAAAAATAGCGCAAAGCGGGGTTAAAGAAATTGTACTTACCGGTGTTAATATTGGCGATTTTGGTTATGGCCGTTTTTTGGATGAGGAGAAAAAGAAACGGAAAGAATACACATTTTTAGATTTGATTCAGGACTTGGATGAAGTGGAGGGTATTAATCGTTTTCGGATTTCTTCCATAGAGCCCAATTTATTGAAAGATGAAATAATCAGTTTTGTTGCCAATTCTAAAAAATTTGTTCCGCATTTTCACATACCCCTGCAAAGCGGAAGTAATGAATTGCTGAAAAAAATGAAGAGAAGGTATTTAAGAGAATTGTATGTTGACAGAGTAAACAAAATAAAAGAATTGATGCCCGATTGCTGTATTGGAGTGGATGTTATTGTGGGATTTCCGGGAGAAACGGAAGAATTATTTCAGGAAACTTTTGATTTTTTAGCTGAGCTCCCAATTTCTTATTTACATGTTTTTACGTATAGTGAACGCGATAATACGGAAGCCATTTTAATGGCGGGCGTAGTACCGATAGCTGAAAGAAAAAGGAGAAATAAAATTTTGAGAAGTTTATCTACCAAAAAGCTAATGAAGTTTTACGCTGAGAATATGGGCAAAGAAAAAAGTGTTTTGTTTGAAAGCGAAAATAAAGACGGATGGATTTCGGGATTTACGGATAACTACGTGCGTGTTAAAGTTCCTTTTGATGATCAACTCATAAATACCGAACAGAAAATTGTAGTGGGTGAGTTTGATGCGGATGCCATTATGAAAGCGAATCTCTTAGCGCGCGTTTAA